Proteins from one uncultured Anaeromusa sp. genomic window:
- a CDS encoding uroporphyrinogen decarboxylase family protein: protein MNKKSRFQCKWDSPETLPEERLQKAGISLGEAQTQSEAMAVAAIAKKEEEHDNLCRIPFCVTVEAEAFGAWLSGCDPAGSDKPYRYSSLVEVAHMGALDFSSGTISQVLRCAEKLAAVGEAVAVNVEGPFTILGLLLDPVQLYKGIYLEPEPLKAALQIIEDNLVRYMQALADRGVKVISYADPTGARELLGGALFREWSGKSSYRILKRLEPFLKETLLHICGVTSLSLEEEGFCKARAVKVEHVRTYGESLCAVQQQQPEVRLVGHHCMKCTPAVMARPVVWEIELQ from the coding sequence GTGAATAAAAAAAGTCGTTTCCAATGCAAATGGGACAGCCCGGAGACGTTGCCGGAAGAACGCTTGCAAAAGGCAGGCATTTCTCTTGGGGAGGCGCAAACTCAAAGTGAAGCAATGGCTGTGGCGGCCATTGCTAAAAAAGAAGAAGAACACGACAATCTATGCCGCATTCCCTTCTGTGTTACCGTGGAAGCGGAAGCGTTCGGCGCCTGGCTTTCCGGTTGCGATCCCGCAGGGAGCGATAAACCGTACCGATATTCTTCTCTTGTAGAAGTGGCGCATATGGGGGCGCTTGATTTTTCGAGCGGTACGATTAGCCAAGTGCTGCGGTGCGCGGAAAAATTAGCGGCTGTTGGCGAAGCGGTTGCGGTCAATGTGGAAGGGCCGTTTACCATCTTGGGACTGTTGTTGGATCCAGTGCAGCTATATAAGGGAATCTATTTAGAGCCAGAGCCTTTGAAGGCGGCTCTGCAGATTATCGAAGATAATCTGGTGCGGTATATGCAAGCGCTGGCGGATAGAGGCGTAAAGGTGATTTCTTACGCAGATCCGACAGGGGCCAGAGAGCTGCTGGGAGGAGCGCTTTTTCGCGAATGGAGCGGGAAAAGCAGCTACCGCATTTTGAAGAGATTGGAACCGTTTTTAAAGGAGACACTTTTGCATATTTGCGGTGTAACTTCTCTGAGTTTAGAGGAAGAGGGCTTTTGCAAGGCGCGGGCGGTAAAGGTAGAGCATGTGCGTACGTATGGTGAAAGCTTATGCGCCGTACAGCAACAGCAACCGGAGGTGCGGCTGGTGGGACACCATTGCATGAAATGTACGCCGGCGGTTATGGCGAGGCCAGTGGTTTGGGAAATCGAGCTTCAGTGA
- the pylD gene encoding 3-methylornithyl-N6-L-lysine dehydrogenase PylD, with protein sequence MTRLKEADILLLESGLAEYDKQLRLHAGYGLAAVAAHAAGCREDEFLQKKDEVAVAVVPLTYGQGIIGGFAESVRAICLFLGFAAFVTEKSNLPGLGEAVEQQADIVFLADDDFFIALHPKTGKAVDNGAATGRGYAALLDLAAAQVKGKTALVVGAGPVGQGAAEFLQEAGAQLLVYDCEKEKAEQLCRQYPNATVAASLEEALAGSELVVEATPAEKTLRGEQLRSELWVAAPGVPLGIDLTGQALLQGRLFHDVLEIGVASMLAMALAES encoded by the coding sequence ATGACTCGATTGAAAGAAGCGGATATCTTATTACTGGAAAGCGGTCTTGCAGAGTACGACAAACAGCTGCGTCTTCATGCGGGCTATGGACTGGCGGCGGTGGCGGCTCACGCCGCGGGCTGCAGGGAAGATGAATTTTTACAGAAGAAGGATGAGGTAGCGGTTGCGGTAGTTCCTCTGACCTACGGACAGGGGATTATCGGCGGGTTTGCTGAGTCGGTACGGGCTATCTGCTTGTTTCTCGGCTTTGCGGCGTTTGTAACGGAAAAAAGTAATTTGCCGGGTCTGGGGGAAGCGGTGGAGCAACAGGCCGATATCGTTTTTCTTGCCGATGATGATTTTTTTATCGCGTTGCATCCGAAAACAGGTAAAGCGGTAGATAATGGCGCAGCTACCGGGCGCGGCTATGCGGCCTTGCTGGATCTTGCCGCTGCGCAAGTGAAGGGAAAGACGGCGCTGGTTGTCGGCGCTGGTCCGGTTGGTCAGGGAGCTGCCGAGTTTTTGCAAGAAGCCGGGGCACAGTTGCTGGTATATGACTGTGAAAAAGAAAAAGCCGAACAGCTTTGCCGGCAGTATCCGAACGCTACCGTGGCAGCTTCTTTAGAAGAAGCCTTAGCAGGCTCGGAGTTGGTGGTAGAAGCGACGCCTGCGGAAAAGACGCTCCGAGGAGAGCAGCTTCGCTCCGAGCTGTGGGTAGCCGCTCCGGGCGTGCCGCTGGGAATTGACTTGACGGGGCAAGCGCTTTTGCAAGGACGCTTGTTTCATGATGTGTTGGAGATCGGGGTTGCTTCTATGCTGGCTATGGCGCTGGCGGAAAGCTGA
- a CDS encoding corrinoid protein produces the protein MSQAEILEKLKTAVEEMDSDLAEAAAKEAIAAGVEPLVAINDGLGAGMKTMSDLFDEGEVFVPQLVVAAEAFDAAVAILKEAIPDDQKDQASKGKVLLYTVQGDIHDIGKNIVKTMMSASGFDVIDLGRDVLTEEVVKQAKEHKVDIIAGAALMTTTMPGQRDVISILKEEGIRDQFKCMFGGAPVSPEWVEKIGGDAYAETASEAVEKAKALVAELRG, from the coding sequence ATGAGTCAGGCCGAAATTTTGGAAAAATTAAAAACCGCAGTAGAAGAAATGGACAGCGATTTGGCGGAAGCCGCTGCCAAGGAGGCCATTGCCGCCGGTGTTGAACCGTTGGTGGCTATCAATGATGGTCTTGGCGCCGGCATGAAGACCATGAGCGATCTTTTTGACGAAGGCGAAGTATTTGTGCCGCAGCTGGTAGTGGCAGCAGAAGCGTTTGACGCTGCGGTAGCGATTTTGAAGGAAGCCATACCAGATGATCAAAAAGACCAGGCTTCCAAAGGCAAGGTTCTTTTGTATACCGTGCAAGGCGATATTCATGACATCGGCAAGAACATTGTTAAAACGATGATGTCTGCCAGCGGCTTTGATGTTATTGACTTAGGGCGCGACGTATTGACCGAAGAGGTAGTGAAGCAAGCGAAAGAACATAAAGTCGATATCATCGCCGGTGCGGCTTTGATGACTACTACCATGCCGGGACAGCGAGATGTCATCAGCATTCTAAAAGAAGAAGGCATCCGCGATCAATTTAAATGCATGTTTGGCGGCGCTCCGGTATCTCCGGAATGGGTAGAGAAGATTGGCGGAGACGCTTATGCGGAAACTGCTTCAGAGGCAGTGGAAAAAGCAAAAGCGCTGGTTGCAGAATTACGGGGGTGA
- a CDS encoding CobW family GTP-binding protein: protein MAGPIKLYLLTGFLGAGKTTFLQQAMQELAAFKVGILMNEFGNLSIDGIRLRRQGVEVVELNNGSVFCSCLKGAFIDSLVAYSEFPIDYLLVEASGMADPSSIETILESVIGKVKGRAYDYQGSICIVDALNFLEQADLLLSIERQVEASGLIVVNKTDLADEETLRQVEEKVRSINSWAKIERVQHGKVPPAVWKQALDKREVYQEAESCNTQGNRPVAHTLAITGDFSKALFCEFIQALAPRMLRMKGFFRLDGAWHQVDAVGNQMVVEPMELDRDKSELVFISSQGLAALQQIYEQWDARFTVSISLK, encoded by the coding sequence ATGGCGGGTCCTATTAAGCTGTACTTGCTTACGGGATTTCTGGGTGCCGGGAAAACGACCTTTTTGCAACAGGCGATGCAAGAGCTGGCGGCGTTCAAGGTCGGCATTTTGATGAATGAATTCGGCAATCTCAGTATTGACGGCATTCGTTTGCGCCGCCAAGGCGTGGAAGTGGTAGAGCTGAATAATGGCTCGGTTTTTTGCAGCTGTTTGAAGGGCGCTTTTATTGATTCGCTTGTGGCCTACTCTGAATTTCCGATAGACTATCTTTTGGTAGAAGCTTCCGGTATGGCCGATCCGTCCAGTATCGAAACTATTTTGGAAAGCGTTATTGGCAAGGTGAAGGGGCGCGCCTACGACTACCAGGGAAGCATTTGTATTGTGGATGCGCTGAACTTCCTCGAACAGGCGGATTTATTGCTGTCGATTGAACGACAAGTAGAGGCAAGCGGTTTGATTGTAGTCAATAAAACCGATTTGGCGGATGAAGAGACGTTGCGACAAGTGGAAGAAAAAGTTCGCAGTATAAATTCTTGGGCAAAAATCGAACGGGTACAACATGGCAAGGTTCCGCCTGCTGTGTGGAAACAGGCTTTGGACAAACGCGAAGTCTATCAAGAAGCGGAGTCCTGCAATACGCAGGGGAATCGGCCTGTGGCGCATACCCTGGCAATTACCGGCGATTTTAGCAAAGCTTTATTTTGCGAATTTATCCAAGCCCTTGCGCCGCGGATGCTCCGGATGAAAGGATTTTTCCGGCTGGATGGCGCCTGGCACCAGGTAGATGCAGTTGGTAATCAAATGGTAGTGGAGCCAATGGAACTGGATCGCGACAAATCCGAGCTGGTCTTTATTTCTAGTCAAGGCTTGGCGGCGCTGCAACAGATTTATGAGCAATGGGACGCTAGATTTACGGTGTCTATTTCCTTAAAATAA
- the pylB gene encoding methylornithine synthase PylB translates to MEMLKTILVKALRKASLSKHEIAYLLQRRLPEEKELLYQAARMARQEVFGQKVFLYGFVYFSTFCRNDCAFCLYRKSQKQCLRYRKSDDEVVRIAQALAQSGVHLIDLTMGEDPHYVSSGRAGHKALVQLVRRVKTEAGLPVMISPGLVPKDVLLELKKAGADWYACYQETHNRELFGKLRLEQDYDARWEAKVFAKAAGLLVEEGLLTGVGDTSLDAVQSLSEMKRLGADQVRTMTFVPQKGTPLEALSTPDREVELNLIAVMRLLFRASLIPASLDVEGIEGLRARLQAGANVVTSIIPPEAGLAGVSQETLDIEEGYRTVQGVAPVLASCGLTAATAAEYQAWLQQRQESGSVREAIL, encoded by the coding sequence ATGGAGATGTTAAAAACGATCCTAGTTAAAGCGTTGCGCAAAGCCAGTCTGAGCAAGCATGAAATTGCCTATTTGCTGCAGCGGCGCCTGCCTGAGGAAAAAGAGCTTTTATACCAAGCGGCGAGGATGGCGCGACAGGAGGTTTTCGGCCAAAAGGTATTTCTTTACGGGTTTGTCTACTTTTCTACCTTTTGCCGCAACGACTGCGCGTTTTGTCTATATAGAAAGTCCCAAAAGCAATGCTTGCGTTATAGGAAAAGCGACGACGAAGTGGTGCGTATTGCCCAGGCGCTGGCGCAATCCGGCGTGCACCTGATCGACTTGACCATGGGCGAGGATCCGCACTATGTATCCTCCGGGCGAGCAGGCCATAAGGCGCTAGTGCAGCTGGTGCGGCGGGTCAAGACCGAAGCGGGGCTGCCTGTGATGATTTCGCCGGGGCTGGTTCCGAAGGATGTATTGTTGGAGCTGAAAAAAGCGGGCGCCGATTGGTATGCCTGCTACCAGGAAACGCATAATCGGGAGCTTTTCGGAAAGTTGCGTCTGGAGCAGGATTACGACGCGCGTTGGGAAGCTAAAGTGTTTGCCAAAGCGGCGGGACTGTTGGTGGAAGAAGGACTGCTGACCGGCGTGGGCGATACCTCTCTTGATGCGGTGCAGTCGTTGTCTGAAATGAAGCGGTTGGGTGCGGATCAGGTAAGAACCATGACCTTCGTGCCGCAAAAAGGGACTCCGTTGGAAGCATTGTCCACGCCTGACCGGGAAGTAGAGCTTAACTTAATTGCCGTAATGCGTCTGCTTTTTCGGGCAAGCCTTATTCCAGCCTCGTTGGATGTGGAAGGCATTGAAGGCCTTAGAGCGCGGCTGCAGGCCGGCGCTAATGTGGTAACATCCATTATTCCGCCTGAGGCTGGCTTGGCGGGAGTTTCACAAGAAACGCTGGATATTGAGGAGGGGTATCGCACGGTGCAGGGAGTGGCCCCTGTTTTGGCTTCGTGCGGTTTGACGGCGGCGACGGCAGCAGAGTATCAAGCTTGGCTGCAGCAGCGTCAAGAAAGCGGCAGCGTGCGGGAGGCGATCTTATGA
- the pylC gene encoding 3-methylornithine--L-lysine ligase PylC, whose amino-acid sequence MRVAVMGGKLQGVEACYLARKAGWSPVLADRLEARPAQALCDEFHCLDFLDAASLERLLESVDMVIPALEDQDALDQIEQSARRLKVPVLYDAVAYRLSSSKLRSDAFFSDLGVPAPKPWPHCEFPLTVKPSGASGSAGVRRVENEKELQALCGELGSLAGWVIQEYLEGPSYSLEVVAFQGRCRTFQVTELEMDAVYDCKRVLAPARLSAQLDAEFHQLAHTLAQALQLEGIMDVEVILHQGQLKVLEIDARLPSQTLTTVYHSTGMNALEASWKALAGEALPSESAGAARGVVYEHIQVKPGCLEVCGEHIMADAGPLVLQQNFFGVDEALTNYQPGADCWEATLITTGTNREEAWEKRCAAIAAIQESQGLLYKEEQP is encoded by the coding sequence ATGAGAGTGGCTGTGATGGGAGGAAAGCTGCAAGGCGTAGAAGCCTGCTACTTGGCGCGGAAAGCCGGCTGGTCGCCAGTTCTGGCGGACCGTCTAGAAGCAAGGCCTGCGCAGGCTTTATGCGATGAGTTTCATTGCCTGGATTTTTTGGATGCTGCTTCCTTGGAGCGTCTATTGGAATCGGTGGACATGGTCATACCAGCGCTGGAAGATCAAGATGCGTTGGATCAGATTGAACAAAGCGCCCGCAGGCTGAAGGTTCCGGTTTTGTATGATGCGGTTGCCTACCGCCTTTCTTCTTCGAAACTAAGGTCTGACGCCTTTTTTTCGGACCTAGGGGTTCCCGCGCCAAAACCGTGGCCGCACTGCGAGTTTCCGTTGACTGTCAAGCCGTCTGGAGCTAGCGGCAGCGCCGGGGTGCGCAGGGTTGAAAATGAGAAAGAGTTGCAGGCTTTGTGCGGAGAACTAGGGTCGCTGGCGGGATGGGTAATACAGGAATACTTAGAAGGGCCGTCTTATTCGTTGGAAGTAGTAGCCTTTCAGGGACGGTGCCGGACGTTTCAAGTGACTGAATTGGAAATGGACGCCGTGTACGATTGCAAGCGCGTCTTGGCGCCGGCGCGGCTTTCGGCGCAGCTGGACGCGGAATTTCACCAGCTGGCGCATACGCTGGCGCAAGCGTTGCAATTAGAGGGAATTATGGACGTAGAAGTCATTCTTCATCAAGGCCAGCTGAAGGTGCTGGAAATTGATGCGCGCTTACCAAGCCAAACGCTGACGACTGTGTATCATTCTACCGGAATGAATGCCTTGGAAGCTTCATGGAAAGCGCTGGCTGGTGAGGCGTTGCCGTCGGAGTCGGCTGGCGCGGCGCGAGGGGTTGTGTATGAGCATATTCAGGTAAAGCCTGGTTGCTTGGAGGTGTGCGGCGAGCACATTATGGCGGACGCAGGACCGCTGGTATTGCAACAAAACTTTTTCGGCGTAGATGAAGCGCTGACGAATTACCAGCCGGGAGCGGATTGCTGGGAAGCGACGCTCATTACTACGGGAACGAATCGAGAAGAGGCTTGGGAAAAGCGCTGCGCAGCCATTGCGGCCATCCAAGAGAGTCAGGGGCTTTTGTATAAGGAGGAACAGCCATGA
- the pylSc gene encoding pyrrolysine--tRNA(Pyl) ligase large subunit, translated as MNYTWTDVQRKRLGELSASEEERSQEHESKEEREAAFEKIQSRLGTIAKEKLRNLREGERCSTRQRLEEELAYSLREQGFVQVTTPTMLSKSMLEKMTINDSHALHSQVFWLDKNKCLRPMLAPNLYYVLKDLLRLWEPPVRIFEIGSCFRKESQGSHHLNEFTMLNLVEWGLPEAQRSQRLRELAGLVMDTAKIDGWELEAEDSVVYGDTIDVVYKGLELGSGAMGPHVLDGQWGVSGPWVGLGVGLERLAMVKEGGSNVKSTGKSLSYIGGVRLNV; from the coding sequence ATGAATTATACATGGACCGATGTGCAGCGAAAACGCTTGGGAGAGCTGAGCGCCTCCGAAGAAGAACGGAGTCAGGAGCACGAAAGCAAAGAAGAGCGCGAAGCGGCTTTTGAAAAAATACAAAGTCGTCTTGGAACGATAGCAAAAGAAAAGCTTCGGAATTTACGAGAAGGAGAACGTTGTTCTACTAGGCAGCGCTTAGAGGAAGAATTGGCTTATTCCTTAAGGGAGCAAGGCTTTGTACAAGTGACGACGCCGACGATGCTTTCAAAAAGCATGCTGGAGAAAATGACGATCAACGACAGTCATGCCTTGCATTCGCAGGTGTTTTGGCTAGACAAAAACAAGTGTCTGAGGCCGATGCTGGCACCCAATCTGTATTATGTGTTGAAAGATTTACTGCGTTTGTGGGAGCCTCCTGTACGCATTTTTGAGATCGGATCCTGCTTTCGGAAAGAATCGCAGGGAAGTCATCATCTTAATGAGTTTACGATGCTGAACTTGGTAGAATGGGGCCTGCCTGAGGCGCAGCGCTCTCAGCGGTTGCGCGAACTGGCTGGTTTGGTTATGGATACGGCCAAGATAGACGGCTGGGAACTGGAAGCAGAGGATTCGGTGGTGTATGGCGATACCATTGACGTCGTATATAAAGGGTTGGAGCTTGGTTCGGGAGCGATGGGGCCGCACGTGTTGGACGGACAATGGGGCGTGTCCGGCCCTTGGGTGGGGCTTGGCGTCGGTCTCGAGCGCTTGGCCATGGTTAAAGAAGGCGGCAGCAATGTGAAAAGCACGGGAAAAAGCCTTTCTTATATAGGCGGCGTGCGATTGAATGTGTAA
- a CDS encoding uroporphyrinogen decarboxylase family protein: protein MTGKERVLKTLSFEEVDRTPWVPYAGVQTAKLLGIDADVYLQSADNIVAGLLKAKELYQPDGLPIVFDVQMEAEALGCTLKWSKDNPPAVDKHVLDEKSLADLVLPTKEDGRYPIALEAARRMVQETGDEIALYALICGPFTLALHLKGTPLFSDMIKRKEAADEVMEFCTKVCEDLAAMYAETGVDIIAVVDPMTSQIAPKQFERFVKEPTTRLNRYIHSLGLKATSFCCGNATKNIELMCQTETDGIAFDEQVALPYAKEIATRYKVSFGGNLPLTTVMMFGSPLENVEEARKEVELGQGVGFILSPGCDIPFNTPVNNLVAISNFINGKPVSMDMLESEQQFHEEEEAVFEDVEIRPGHVFIEIVTLDSEGCPPCQYMCEGVKKILPQYEGRLTWRESLVKTRAGIKRMADLGVQNLPAMLINNEVVFDNITPSDAELIEAIEARL from the coding sequence ATGACAGGAAAAGAACGAGTATTAAAGACGCTGAGCTTTGAAGAGGTAGACCGGACTCCCTGGGTTCCTTACGCAGGGGTGCAGACGGCGAAATTATTGGGCATTGACGCAGATGTATATTTGCAAAGCGCCGATAACATTGTGGCGGGGTTGCTTAAAGCCAAGGAATTATATCAGCCCGATGGCTTGCCGATTGTCTTTGACGTACAGATGGAAGCCGAAGCGTTAGGGTGTACTTTGAAATGGTCCAAAGATAACCCGCCGGCCGTAGATAAGCATGTATTGGATGAAAAAAGCTTGGCGGATTTGGTGTTGCCCACGAAAGAGGACGGACGGTATCCGATTGCCCTAGAGGCGGCGCGGCGCATGGTACAGGAAACGGGAGACGAAATCGCCTTGTACGCCTTGATTTGTGGTCCCTTTACCCTGGCGCTTCACTTAAAAGGTACGCCTCTTTTTTCCGATATGATTAAACGCAAAGAAGCCGCCGATGAAGTGATGGAATTCTGTACGAAGGTGTGCGAGGATTTGGCGGCTATGTATGCGGAAACCGGCGTGGATATTATTGCCGTAGTCGATCCGATGACGTCGCAAATTGCGCCTAAGCAATTTGAACGGTTTGTGAAAGAACCGACGACGCGGCTGAATCGATATATACATTCATTAGGTTTAAAAGCTACGAGTTTTTGTTGCGGCAACGCAACGAAAAATATTGAACTCATGTGTCAGACGGAAACTGACGGCATTGCCTTTGACGAGCAAGTAGCGCTGCCGTATGCTAAGGAAATTGCGACGCGCTATAAAGTGTCTTTTGGAGGCAACCTGCCTTTGACGACGGTAATGATGTTTGGTTCTCCATTGGAGAATGTAGAGGAAGCGCGCAAAGAAGTTGAGTTAGGACAAGGCGTTGGGTTCATTCTTTCCCCTGGCTGCGATATTCCGTTTAATACGCCGGTTAATAATTTGGTAGCTATTTCTAATTTCATCAACGGCAAACCCGTTTCTATGGACATGCTGGAGTCGGAACAACAATTCCACGAGGAAGAAGAGGCGGTGTTTGAAGACGTGGAAATTCGTCCGGGGCATGTGTTTATTGAAATTGTCACGCTAGACTCCGAGGGCTGCCCTCCTTGTCAATACATGTGCGAAGGAGTCAAAAAAATTCTGCCGCAGTACGAAGGCCGTCTTACTTGGCGCGAGTCTTTGGTTAAGACGCGGGCCGGTATTAAGCGCATGGCTGACTTGGGCGTGCAAAACCTGCCGGCCATGCTGATCAATAATGAAGTTGTCTTTGATAATATTACGCCGTCCGATGCAGAGCTGATTGAAGCCATCGAAGCGCGTTTATAA
- a CDS encoding ASKHA domain-containing protein, whose translation MEYAVLFQPLGYTGQFEAGTSLLDAARRTGVFLEAPCGGNGRCGKCKVRLMSVETDWKEKEKELLTPEELQAGYRLACCVAIEHSLQVEIPETSCRARQRVMVDGVQRSCLLRPAVSQICVELNKPTLEDAEDDFSRLQKMLQSRLIQSNKRLCIDPLALAELPGSLRRNRGWGAVSVTLWKEKEIIAVEAGAGSGLYGAAFDIGTTTLAGYLCDLQDGRVVAQASRVNSQVSYGDDVLSRISAAEGTEGIKTLRKAVLEDLNAMLAEMALQAEIALASVSDIVTVCNTVMHHLFLGLSPKAVGVAPFVAVLKEAADVKARDIGVKSVAPGCYVHCLPLEAGFVGADNVAALLSERPYMEKKLTLLVDIGTNGEINLSDSNQIYTASCATGPALEGAQIRFGMRAASGAIEAVELAEATGAPQLRVIGGQKPSGICGSGIIDAVAVLFKTGIIKSDGTFRKDMALPRVRRGADGKWEYVLAWAEESLHGDDIAVTQSDVRAVQLAKAALYAGAKMLLRRCGAGRVERIVLAGAFGSYINKENAMVLGLIPDCDLDQVIAVGNAAGEGAKRALLDREEREEARRIVGKVHFVETAAEKDFQEEFMQAMYLPHKSDSFPHVQHILANIPGASSSLKGAIL comes from the coding sequence ATGGAATATGCAGTACTTTTTCAACCGCTTGGATATACAGGGCAGTTTGAAGCAGGGACTTCACTGCTGGACGCTGCAAGACGGACGGGCGTTTTTTTAGAAGCGCCATGCGGCGGTAATGGTCGCTGCGGAAAATGCAAGGTGCGCTTGATGTCCGTAGAAACGGACTGGAAAGAAAAAGAAAAAGAGTTGTTAACGCCGGAGGAACTGCAGGCAGGGTATCGTCTGGCTTGTTGTGTGGCTATCGAACATTCGCTGCAGGTGGAAATACCGGAAACAAGCTGTAGAGCGCGGCAGAGAGTTATGGTAGACGGTGTGCAGCGGTCTTGCTTATTGAGACCCGCTGTTTCGCAGATATGTGTTGAATTGAATAAGCCTACTTTAGAAGACGCGGAGGATGATTTTAGCCGCTTGCAAAAAATGCTGCAAAGCCGGCTTATTCAAAGCAACAAGCGTCTGTGTATCGATCCGTTGGCCTTGGCGGAGCTTCCTGGTTCATTGCGCCGGAATCGCGGCTGGGGAGCGGTAAGCGTGACGTTGTGGAAAGAAAAAGAAATTATTGCCGTGGAAGCGGGGGCGGGAAGCGGTCTGTATGGAGCCGCTTTTGATATTGGGACGACTACGCTGGCCGGGTACTTGTGCGATTTGCAGGATGGCCGGGTTGTTGCGCAGGCGTCAAGGGTCAATAGCCAGGTGTCCTATGGAGATGATGTGCTTTCTCGCATCAGCGCCGCAGAAGGCACAGAAGGGATAAAAACCTTGCGGAAAGCGGTGCTGGAAGATTTGAACGCAATGTTGGCAGAAATGGCGTTGCAGGCGGAGATTGCCTTGGCGTCAGTAAGCGACATCGTGACGGTTTGCAACACGGTGATGCATCATTTATTTCTTGGATTAAGCCCGAAAGCGGTGGGCGTAGCGCCGTTTGTGGCGGTGTTGAAAGAAGCCGCCGATGTGAAAGCCAGAGATATTGGAGTGAAGAGCGTAGCGCCGGGGTGTTATGTTCATTGCTTGCCGTTGGAGGCAGGGTTTGTCGGAGCGGATAACGTGGCGGCGTTGCTTTCGGAACGGCCCTACATGGAAAAGAAGCTGACGTTGTTGGTGGACATCGGCACGAATGGTGAAATTAATCTTAGTGACAGCAACCAGATCTACACTGCGTCTTGCGCTACCGGTCCAGCGTTAGAGGGCGCGCAAATTCGTTTTGGCATGCGAGCCGCTTCAGGCGCGATTGAGGCGGTAGAGCTGGCGGAAGCGACGGGGGCTCCACAACTTCGTGTGATTGGCGGACAGAAGCCTTCCGGCATTTGCGGCAGCGGCATTATTGACGCGGTGGCTGTATTGTTTAAGACCGGCATTATTAAATCGGACGGGACGTTTCGCAAGGATATGGCTTTGCCGCGGGTACGGCGCGGCGCGGATGGAAAATGGGAATATGTGCTTGCTTGGGCGGAGGAAAGCTTACACGGCGACGATATCGCTGTAACGCAGTCGGATGTGCGTGCGGTGCAGTTGGCCAAAGCGGCCTTGTATGCCGGAGCGAAAATGCTTTTGCGCCGGTGCGGCGCCGGGAGAGTGGAACGCATCGTTTTGGCCGGGGCGTTTGGAAGCTACATTAATAAAGAAAATGCAATGGTTTTGGGGTTGATTCCGGATTGCGACTTAGACCAGGTAATCGCCGTTGGCAACGCCGCCGGAGAAGGCGCTAAACGGGCGCTTTTAGACAGGGAAGAGCGTGAAGAGGCAAGGCGCATTGTCGGAAAAGTACATTTTGTCGAGACGGCAGCGGAAAAAGACTTTCAGGAAGAGTTTATGCAGGCGATGTATCTGCCGCATAAGAGCGATTCGTTTCCCCATGTGCAGCATATTTTGGCGAACATACCCGGAGCCTCCTCTTCCTTAAAGGGGGCGATATTGTGA
- a CDS encoding helix-turn-helix domain-containing protein: MPRVAVAIELTDAERAELGKNAKSHKVERRLHLRSRIILLAAEGKECVEIASLVGVSEKTCRKWRARFAEKRMAGILDLERSGAPDVFSEEERLMIIRLACEPPLEPKNWTLAYLTELAVRELGRSISIETVRKILKSADSRSALIPPSKHELYIKKK, from the coding sequence ATGCCAAGGGTTGCAGTTGCGATTGAATTGACGGATGCGGAACGAGCAGAACTGGGAAAAAACGCTAAAAGCCATAAGGTGGAACGACGCTTGCATCTTCGCTCGCGTATTATTTTACTAGCGGCGGAGGGAAAAGAGTGCGTGGAGATTGCTTCGCTGGTTGGTGTTTCGGAAAAAACCTGCCGGAAATGGCGAGCGCGATTTGCCGAGAAGCGGATGGCTGGAATTTTGGACTTGGAGCGCAGTGGCGCACCGGATGTGTTTTCTGAAGAAGAACGCTTGATGATTATTCGTTTGGCCTGCGAACCACCTTTGGAGCCCAAAAACTGGACATTGGCGTATTTAACGGAGTTGGCGGTTCGAGAGCTGGGGCGATCGATTTCTATAGAGACCGTGCGAAAAATTTTGAAATCCGCGGATAGCCGAAGCGCATTGATCCCGCCGAGTAAGCATGAACTTTATATTAAAAAGAAGTAG
- the pylSn gene encoding pyrrolysine--tRNA(Pyl) ligase small subunit, whose translation MAAKSVVPLSLDTLAAEQQKKKYYRKNVPFFKLVEKIKLWPSRAGLLHGVKSIKINGDTAEIVTHCGEVFVVRNSRTSRSARWLRNKWCAGACKACQIPDWKLEKYSRTMMTQKWGSAL comes from the coding sequence GTGGCGGCTAAAAGTGTGGTGCCGCTTTCGCTGGATACCTTAGCGGCGGAACAGCAGAAAAAGAAATACTATCGTAAAAATGTTCCCTTTTTCAAGCTGGTAGAAAAGATCAAGCTATGGCCATCGCGCGCCGGACTGCTTCATGGCGTGAAAAGCATTAAAATCAACGGCGACACGGCGGAAATCGTTACGCATTGCGGCGAAGTGTTTGTGGTGCGCAATTCCCGCACCAGCCGTTCTGCAAGATGGCTGCGCAACAAATGGTGCGCCGGCGCCTGCAAGGCTTGTCAGATTCCGGACTGGAAGCTGGAAAAATATAGCCGGACGATGATGACGCAAAAATGGGGCTCTGCTTTATAA